The following coding sequences are from one Panicum hallii strain FIL2 chromosome 5, PHallii_v3.1, whole genome shotgun sequence window:
- the LOC112892508 gene encoding uncharacterized protein LOC112892508: MAASGLAVAAAAVAAVLAAAALPLLAAGAYADCYDFCFKDCISKDKSMRDYCSYACDKTCAPDGRALRRPAAAAVGGLAIACQIDCVRGSCHGARAGGKDMVACYGQCYDRCKTGPGLPRPLRAGAGVVRPAGLPGSPFHEKQDAVGAAALPGSPFHEKQDAVGPAALPDADDVSHQAWGTVLP; encoded by the exons ATGGCGGCATCCGGGCTCGCggtcgccgcggccgcggtggcggcggtgctggcggcggcggcgctgccgctGCTCGCGGCCGGCGCGTACGCGGACTGCTACGACTTCTGCTTCAAGGACTGCATCTCCAAGGACAAGTCCATGAGGGACTACTGCAGCTACGCCTGCGACAAGACCTGCGCGCCCGACGGCCGCGCGCTCCGGCgccccgcggcggccgccgtcggTGGCCTCGCCATCGCATGCCAGATCGACTGCGTCAGGGGGTCCTGCCACGGCGCCCGTGCAG GCGGCAAGGACATGGTGGCCTGCTACGGTCAGTGCTACGACAGGTGCAAGACTGGGCCCGGCCTGCCGAGACCTCTCCGCGCAGGCGCAGGTGTCGTCCGGCCGGCGGGGTTGCCCGGCAGCCCCTTCCACGAGAAGCAGGACGCCGTCGGGGCGGCGGCGTTGCCCGGCAGCCCCTTCCACGAGAagcaggacgccgtcgggccGGCGGCGCTGCCGGATGCAGACGATGTCAGCCATCAAGCATGGGGCACCGTCCTCCCCTGA
- the LOC112892507 gene encoding WW domain-binding protein 11-like, with product MARSKAVLFAALLAVAALSSAAALEDYDHHVYRRCYRSCVRRCDDDYDDDDDDAFKNGVRPLRAAVSNDPDHSDRDRVHDLDDDWDDDDDDDDDDDDDDDDDDDDDDDDDDDDDDDDEECRVSCREDCTEYVPGVCYHHCVSHSCFFLPPYSFRRVACFRGCGHRCYHHGRHHHHHHHHHDDDDDDDDDDDEDSPKPRPPKPGPKPTPPKPRPVPVPPRPEPKPPVDVPKPGTPPKPAPPSTPKPAPRKPKPPVPRPTPPKPPVPNPGPRSSEPPPPPSN from the exons ATGGCGCGCTCCAAGGCGGTGCTGTTCGCCGCCCTCCTGGCCGTCGCCGcgctctcctccgccgcggcgctGGAGGACTACGACCACCACGTGTACCGCAGGTGCTACAGGTCCTGCGTGAGGAGGTGCGACGACGACTacgacgatgacgacgacgacgccttCAAGAACGGCGTCcgccccctccgcgccgccgtgtCCAACGACCCCGACCATAGTGATCGCGACCGTGTCCACGATCTTGACGACGACTGggatgacgatgacgatgacgacgacgacgatgatgacgacgatgacgatgacgacgacgacgatgatgacgatgacgacgatgatgatgacgacgacgaggagTGCCGGGTGAGTTGCAGGGAGGACTGCACCGAATACGTGCCCGGCGTCTGCTACCACCACTGCGTCTCCCACTCCTGCTTCTTCCTGCCACCGT ACAGCTTCAGGAGAGTGGCATGCTTCAGGGGATGCGGCCACAGATGCTACCACCATGGCCGCCACCATCACCACCATCATCACCATCAcgacgatgacgacgatgacgacgacgatgacgacgaGGACAGCCCGAAGCCAAGGCCTCCCAAACCTGGGCCGAAGCCGACACCGCCTAAGCCACGACCAGTCCCCGTGCCGCCGAGGCCTGAGCCAAAGCCACCGGTGGACGTGCCCAAACCGGGAACGCCGCCCAAGCCAGCACCGCCGAGCACACCCAAGCCGGCGCCTAGGAAGCCGAAGCCACCAGTGCCACGGCCGACGCCGCCCAAGCCACCAGTGCCCAATCCAGGTCCGAGATCAtcagagccgccgccgccgccgagcaaTTGA
- the LOC112892510 gene encoding uncharacterized protein LOC112892510: MVRKITEKNSYFRQRKNACGHKGFHPIHKCLVAMRMLAYGSPADSFDDTYRMAESTVLETVKQFARTLIFVYESDFLRPPRTSELETTLQVNEARDFPRMIGSIDCMHWEWSPVFDDLAAGQRPQTEFHVNGTKYNMAYYLADGIYPDWATLVKTYSEPVSQKERIYAQTQESARKDVERAFGVLRSKFRIIYNPARLWSHSDLNNIIRACVILHNMVIKDERNLYNDRQEFERSSDPPISQNRDVPEISQLIKSYAKIRDKVVSNRLQKDLMEHIWQLYGNNAGSFTNRQGR; this comes from the exons ATGGTCCGCAAGATCACCGAGAAGAATTCTTATTTTCGTCAACGAAAGAATGCTTGCGGGCACAAGGGTTTTCATCCCATTCATAAATGCCTTGTGGCTATGAGGATGCTTGCATATGGCAGTCCAGCTGATTCGTTCGACGACACATATCGCATGGCTGAGTCAACAGTTCTAGAGACTGTGAAACAATTTGCAAGAACCCTCATTTTTGTTTATGAGTCTGATTTTTTGCGTCCACCGAGAACAAGTGAGCTTGAGACCACTTTACAAGTCAATGAGGCTAGAGATTTTCCTAGGATGATCGGCAGCATTGATTGCATGCACTGGGAATG GTCTCCTGTGTTTGATGACCTCGCTGCTGGACAGAGACCACAAACTGAGTTCCATGTTAATGGAACCAAGTACAACATGGCTTATTATCTTGCTGACGGAATATACCCTGATTGGGCTACATTGGTAAAAACATATAGTGAGCCAGTTAGCCAAAAAGAAAGAATATATGCACAGACACAGGAGTCAGCAAGGAAGGATGTTGAACGAGCTTTTGGGGTGCTTCGGTCCAAATTCAGGATAATTTATAACCCTGCTAGGTTGTGGAGCCATAGTGATCTAAACAACATCATCCGTGCATGTGTTATTCTACATAACATGGTGATCAAAGATGAAAGAAATTTGTACAACGATCGCCAGGAGTTTGAGAGGTCTTCAGACCCTCCAATTTCTCAGAATAGAGATGTGCCAGAAATTTCTCAATTGATTAAGTCGTATGCAAAAATTCGTGACAAGGTTGTGTCTAACAGATTGCAAAAAGACCTCATGGAGCATATTTGGCAGCTCTATGGCAACAATGCAGGTTCTTTTACAAATAGACAAGGCCGGTAG
- the LOC112892505 gene encoding extensin-like produces the protein MAGYRAAGVVLLAAAALLAAVARAGDADETWKCFSSCSKACHGNDDDAAAKDDGPYGGVANVSAVTVGAVTGECKSGCRSDECFEGVQAIGYHQCVYTACLSYSPHKEEKRMCLKHCCHKCFHHHSPPGPGPTPKPPSPPPPGPTPEPPSPTPPGPAPEPPSPPSPAPEPPSPTPPEPAPEPPSPPGPAPEPPSPTPPEPAPEPPSPPGPAPEPPSPPS, from the exons ATGGCGGGCTACAGGGCGGCCGGCGTCGTCCTCCTGGCCGCGGCCGCGCTCCTCGccgcggtggcgagggcgggGGACGCCGACGAGACGTGGAAGTGCTTCAGCTCGTGCTCGAAGGCTTGCCACGGCAACGACGACGACGCTGCCGCCAAGGACGACGGCCCCTACGGGGGCGTGGCCAACGTCTCCGCGGTCACCGTCGGCGCCGTCACCGGCGAGTGCAAGAGCGGGTGCCGGAGCGACGAGTGCTTCGAGGGCGTGCAGGCCATCGGCTACCACCAGTGCGTCTACACCGCCTGCCTCTCATATTCTCCGC ATAAAGAAGAGAAGAGGATGTGCTTGAAGCACTGCTGCCATAAATGCTTCCACCACCATAGCCCGCCTGGGCCTGGACCCACCCCGAAGCCGCCATCTCCGCCTCCACCTGGTCCCACCCCGGAGCCACCATCTCCAACTCCACCTGGTCCTGCCCCCGAGCCACCATCTCCACCTAGTCCTGCTCCGGAGCCGCCATCTCCAACTCCACCTGAACCCGCACCGGAACCGCCATCTCCACCTGGTCCTGCTCCGGAGCCGCCATCTCCCACTCCACCTGAACCCGCACCGGAACCGCCATCTCCACCTGGTCCTGCTCCGGAGCCGCCATCTCCGCCAAGTTAA
- the LOC112892511 gene encoding uncharacterized protein LOC112892511 yields MAAGLLAVAAAAVTLAAAALPVLADKDCFETCFKHCVANDKSMTDYCNYACGMTCGPNGALRRPLAGAAIAGLPINCQLACVRESCRRLQADGKDMEACYGQCYHGCKTKAGLPRPLGAGTVWPAALPDHPFHKMQDAVQPTSEPDPDDVSRQARGALLP; encoded by the exons ATGGCTGCCGGGCTACTAGCGGTTGCCGCTGCCGCGGTgacgctggcggcggcggcgctgccagTGCTCGCAGACAAGGACTGCTTCGAGACCTGCTTCAAGCACTGCGTCGCCAACGACAAGTCCATGACCGACTACTGCAACTACGCCTGCGGCATGACCTGCGGGCCCAACGGCGCGCTCCGCCGCCCCCTGGCGGGCGCCGCCATCGCCGGCCTCCCCATAAACTGCCAGCTCGCCTGCGTCAGGGAGTCCTGCCGCCGTCTCCAAGCAG ATGGCAAGGACATGGAGGCCTGCTACGGGCAGTGCTACCACGGCTGCAAGACCAAGGCCGGCCTGCCGAGGCCTCTCGGCGCCGGCACTGTCTGGCCGGCGGCGTTGCCCGACCACCCCTTCCACAAGATGCAGGACGCAGTCCAGCCAACGTCGGAGCCGGACCCTGACGACGTCAGCCGTCAAGCACGGGGAGCCCTCCTCCCCTGA
- the LOC112892506 gene encoding chitin-binding lectin 1-like, whose product MAGYRAAGVVLLAAAALLALAAADDEHLHHWRCFRSCARDCHGEDALDDGAAGGGLNNVSAGGGVSHKCKTGCLHECFEDLPALCYQQCVVSTCLCLPPYSKEKLACMKSCCDKCFHHGPPAPSPGPKPPGPKPKPPSPKPPTPKPPSPKPPAPKPPSPPKPKPPTPKPKPPSPKAPPPPKKPCPPGRETVNANS is encoded by the exons ATGGCGGGCTACAGGGCGGCCGGCGTCGTCCTcctggccgcggcggcgctcctcgccttggcggcggcggacgaCGAGCACTTGCACCACTGGAGGTGCTTCAGGTCGTGCGCGAGGGACTGCCACGGCGAGGACGCCCTCGacgacggcgccgccggcggcggcctcaACAACGtctccgccggcggcggcgtctccCACAAGTGCAAGACCGGGTGCCTGCACGAGTGCTTCGAGGACCTGCCGGCGCTCTGCTACCAGCAGTGCGTGGTCAGCACCTGCCTCTGCCTCCCGCCCT ATAGCAAGGAGAAGCTGGCGTGCATGAAGAGCTGCTGCGACAAGTGCTTCCACCACGGCCCGCCTGCGCCCAGCCCTGGCCCGAAGCCTCCTGGCCCGAAGCCCAAGCCTCCCAGCCCGAAGCCGCCTACCCCGAAGCCGCCCAGCCCGAAGCCGCCTGCCCCGAAGCCGCCCAGCCCGCCAAAGCCAAAGCCACCGACGCCGAAGCCGAAGCCCCCATCGCCCaaggcgccaccgccgccgaagAAGCCGTGTCCCCCCGGCCGTGAGACCGTGAACGCCAACAGCTGA